The following coding sequences are from one Buchnera aphidicola (Periphyllus testudinaceus) window:
- the rnt gene encoding ribonuclease T, which yields MYKIKNQSLLSKRFRTFYPVVIDVETAGFNPITDALLEIAVITLTMNNYGWLNIEKKIHFHIKPFQGSLIKKEALSFNKIDPFNPLRGAVSEKLAFKEIFSVIYNGIKKYGCSKAIIVAHNANFDHSFIMSASERIKTIKNPFHAFATFDTATLSGLAVGQTVLSKACRAIGLSFDNSQAHSALYDTLQTANLFCKIINRWKKLGGWPIKNNTKKI from the coding sequence ATGTATAAAATAAAAAATCAAAGCCTTTTAAGTAAAAGATTTCGAACTTTTTATCCAGTAGTAATTGATGTTGAAACTGCAGGATTTAATCCAATAACAGATGCATTATTAGAAATTGCAGTAATTACATTAACTATGAATAATTACGGATGGTTAAATATCGAAAAAAAAATTCATTTTCATATAAAACCTTTTCAAGGTTCATTAATTAAAAAAGAAGCATTATCTTTCAATAAAATTGATCCATTTAATCCATTAAGAGGAGCAGTAAGTGAAAAACTTGCATTTAAAGAAATTTTTTCTGTAATTTATAATGGTATAAAAAAATACGGATGTAGTAAAGCAATAATTGTAGCTCATAATGCAAATTTTGACCATAGTTTTATTATGTCTGCATCAGAACGAATAAAAACAATAAAAAATCCATTTCATGCGTTTGCAACATTTGATACTGCTACTTTAAGTGGATTAGCAGTAGGACAAACTGTATTATCTAAAGCATGTCGTGCTATTGGTTTATCTTTTGACAACTCTCAAGCTCATTCTGCATTATATGATACTCTTCAAACCGCAAATTTATTTTGTAAAATAATAAACCGATGGAAAAAATTAGGAGGATGGCCTATTAAAAATAACACAAAAAAAATATAA
- the pcnB gene encoding polynucleotide adenylyltransferase PcnB produces the protein MIIIPKRKHNISRNKISKNAIKILFRLHKSGYEAYLVGGGVRDLILGNKPKDFDLTTNATPSEIQKLFKNCRLIGRRFQIAHIMFKKETIEVSTFRGHNNKKNSQKIFKKKKNLGILLRDNIFGKIEEDAERRDLTINTLYFNIIDLSIRDYVGGIKDIKKKIIRLIGDPETRYREDPVRILRVIRFSAQLKMKIEKYTALAIPKLSKLISHVPSARLYNELNKLLQTGFGYKAYKKLNKFNLLETIFSFPFIHYNKKIKLLISSLIVKVLKKNDLRFKKKQKINIEFLWSAILWYPYFFQTIQIKKKKKINYKDASNISLKIILKKASLLLSIPKQIIESIKEIWKIINFITYNSKKISLTTKKNIKFFEAYNLYVIKKKIEKNKNIKQIKLKKYNNFKKNNFITK, from the coding sequence ATGATAATAATTCCTAAAAGAAAACATAATATATCTCGAAATAAAATCAGCAAAAATGCTATTAAAATTTTATTTAGACTACATAAATCTGGTTATGAAGCATATCTTGTAGGAGGAGGAGTTAGAGATCTTATTCTTGGAAATAAACCAAAAGATTTTGATTTAACCACTAATGCTACTCCATCTGAAATACAAAAATTATTTAAAAATTGCAGATTAATTGGAAGAAGATTTCAAATTGCTCATATAATGTTTAAAAAAGAAACTATCGAAGTATCCACTTTTAGAGGTCATAATAATAAAAAAAATTCTCAAAAAATATTTAAAAAAAAAAAAAATTTAGGTATACTTTTGAGAGATAATATATTTGGTAAAATCGAAGAAGATGCCGAAAGAAGAGATCTTACTATTAATACTTTATATTTTAATATTATTGATTTAAGTATTAGAGATTATGTAGGAGGAATAAAAGATATAAAAAAAAAAATTATTCGATTAATTGGAGACCCTGAAACAAGATATAGAGAAGACCCAGTAAGAATATTAAGAGTTATTAGATTCTCAGCACAATTAAAGATGAAAATAGAAAAATATACAGCATTAGCTATTCCAAAATTGTCAAAATTAATATCACATGTTCCATCAGCAAGATTATATAATGAATTAAATAAATTATTACAAACAGGATTTGGATATAAAGCATATAAAAAATTAAACAAATTTAATTTATTAGAAACTATTTTTTCTTTTCCTTTTATACATTATAATAAAAAAATTAAATTATTAATTAGTTCTTTAATTGTAAAAGTATTAAAAAAAAATGATTTAAGATTTAAAAAAAAACAAAAAATTAATATAGAATTTTTATGGTCTGCTATTTTATGGTATCCATATTTTTTTCAAACAATACAAATAAAAAAAAAAAAAAAAATAAATTACAAAGACGCTTCTAACATATCTTTAAAAATAATTTTAAAAAAAGCATCTTTATTATTATCTATTCCTAAACAAATAATTGAATCTATTAAAGAAATTTGGAAAATAATAAATTTTATTACATATAACTCAAAAAAAATTTCGTTAACAACAAAAAAAAATATAAAATTTTTTGAAGCATATAATTTATATGTTATAAAAAAAAAAATAGAAAAAAATAAAAACATAAAACAAATAAAATTAAAAAAATATAATAATTTTAAAAAAAATAACTTTATAACAAAATAA
- the hpt gene encoding hypoxanthine phosphoribosyltransferase has product MKYIIEPIISVFSLQNRVKELGKQITKNYKNNINKIILIGLLRGSFIFIADLCRVIKIKHEVDFMTTSSYGKNNFSSGDVKILKDLDEDINGKNVLLVEDIIDSGLTVSKVLEILRLRNPCSISICTLLDKPDCREVNLMIDYVGFSISNDFVVGYGIDYAQCHRHLPYIGKIVFKKS; this is encoded by the coding sequence ATGAAATATATTATAGAACCTATTATATCAGTTTTTTCTCTTCAAAATAGAGTAAAAGAATTAGGTAAACAAATTACGAAAAATTATAAAAATAATATAAATAAAATAATTTTAATTGGTTTATTAAGAGGTTCTTTTATCTTTATTGCAGATTTATGTAGAGTTATAAAAATTAAACATGAAGTAGATTTTATGACTACTTCTAGTTATGGTAAAAATAATTTTTCAAGTGGAGATGTTAAAATATTAAAAGATTTAGATGAAGATATTAATGGAAAAAATGTTCTTCTTGTAGAAGATATTATTGATTCTGGTTTAACTGTAAGTAAAGTTTTAGAGATATTGCGTTTAAGAAACCCTTGTTCTATTTCTATATGTACTCTTTTAGATAAACCAGATTGTAGAGAAGTAAATTTAATGATAGATTATGTTGGTTTTTCCATATCTAATGATTTTGTTGTAGGGTATGGAATTGATTATGCACAATGTCATCGTCATTTACCATATATAGGAAAAATAGTATTTAAAAAATCTTAA
- the thrC gene encoding threonine synthase codes for MKLYNLKDKNEIVNFSNAVKLGLGSKQGLFFPEKLPILSQEKITKLLKKKFIPRSQKILSLLIGNEIQKKNIYSSVKSAFSSYKPKIYNLKKNISCFELFHGPTLAFKDYGAKFMAQILSLLNKKNKKSTTILTATSGDTGAAVAHAFYKIKNIKVIILYPKGKISDIQRKLFSTLGKNITTIAIDGSFDDCQELVKKSFNDQEIKKYTQLNSANSINISRLFAQICYFFEIFHLIHKNSEKKIVISIPCGNFGNLTAALLAKSMGLKIKKLILSTNSNDTIPRFLKTGIWNPFPTISTISNAMDISKPNNWTRVQEIFKRKKWNIKDLGYGSVSEKETRKKIQELFKKYKYISEPHSSIAYTLLKRKLKKEEHGIFLGTAHPIKFKNTVEEVLKIKLKKPDIISNLSNLKELCHNIKPNFNTLKKILINT; via the coding sequence ATGAAATTATATAATCTAAAAGATAAAAATGAAATAGTAAATTTTTCTAATGCAGTAAAATTAGGTTTAGGATCAAAACAAGGATTGTTTTTTCCCGAAAAATTACCAATTCTTTCTCAAGAAAAAATTACAAAACTTTTAAAAAAAAAATTTATTCCTAGAAGTCAAAAAATTTTATCGTTATTAATTGGTAATGAAATACAAAAAAAAAATATATATTCTAGCGTAAAATCAGCTTTTTCTTCTTATAAACCAAAAATTTATAATCTAAAAAAAAATATTTCATGTTTTGAATTATTTCATGGACCAACTTTAGCTTTTAAAGATTATGGAGCTAAATTCATGGCTCAAATACTTTCGTTGTTAAATAAAAAAAACAAAAAATCAACAACTATTTTAACAGCAACGTCTGGAGATACTGGAGCAGCAGTAGCACACGCATTTTATAAAATTAAAAATATAAAAGTAATTATATTATATCCCAAAGGAAAAATTAGTGATATTCAAAGAAAATTATTTTCTACTTTAGGAAAAAATATTACAACAATAGCTATTGATGGAAGTTTTGATGACTGTCAAGAATTAGTAAAAAAATCATTTAATGATCAAGAAATAAAAAAATATACACAATTAAATTCTGCAAATTCAATAAATATTAGTAGATTATTTGCTCAAATATGCTATTTTTTTGAAATATTTCATTTAATTCATAAAAATTCTGAAAAAAAAATAGTTATTTCTATACCATGTGGAAATTTTGGAAATTTAACTGCTGCTTTGCTAGCAAAATCTATGGGTTTAAAAATAAAAAAATTAATTTTATCAACAAACTCAAATGACACAATACCAAGATTTTTAAAAACTGGAATATGGAATCCTTTTCCAACTATTTCTACAATTTCTAATGCAATGGATATTAGCAAACCAAATAACTGGACTAGAGTACAAGAAATATTTAAAAGAAAAAAATGGAATATTAAAGATTTAGGTTATGGTAGTGTATCAGAAAAAGAAACAAGAAAAAAAATACAAGAACTATTTAAAAAATATAAATATATTTCTGAACCACATTCATCTATAGCTTATACTCTTCTTAAAAGAAAATTAAAAAAAGAAGAACACGGAATTTTTTTAGGTACTGCTCATCCAATTAAATTTAAAAACACTGTTGAAGAAGTATTAAAAATAAAATTAAAAAAACCAGATATAATTTCTAATTTATCTAATTTAAAAGAATTATGTCATAATATTAAACCTAATTTTAATACACTTAAAAAAATTTTAATTAATACATAA
- the pth gene encoding aminoacyl-tRNA hydrolase: MKNNLNKIRAIIGLGNPILKYNKTRHNVGIWYLKSLSYYFNVTFKKIKKIYGYKSEIFFLEKKILLLFPDIFMNLNGDFIYKISQLYNISLDEILIIHDELDLFPGNIKLKYGYGSNGHNGLKSIMRKFKKNTFYQRLSIGIGRPNSRKDISNFVLSKPTFEEKTIILKSINKSIDLIFKKKF; this comes from the coding sequence ATGAAAAACAATTTAAATAAAATAAGAGCAATAATTGGTTTAGGAAATCCAATTTTAAAATATAATAAAACACGTCATAATGTTGGAATTTGGTATCTTAAATCATTATCATATTATTTCAATGTTACATTTAAAAAAATAAAAAAAATCTATGGATATAAAAGTGAAATTTTTTTTTTAGAAAAAAAAATTTTATTGCTTTTTCCAGATATTTTTATGAATTTAAATGGTGATTTTATATATAAAATATCTCAACTATATAATATTTCTTTAGATGAAATATTAATTATTCATGATGAGTTAGATTTATTTCCTGGAAATATAAAATTAAAATATGGATACGGAAGTAATGGTCATAATGGATTAAAAAGTATTATGAGAAAGTTCAAAAAAAATACATTTTATCAACGTTTATCAATTGGTATTGGTCGGCCTAATTCTCGAAAAGATATTTCTAATTTTGTGTTATCTAAACCAACTTTTGAAGAAAAAACAATTATTTTAAAATCTATTAATAAATCAATTGATTTAATTTTTAAAAAAAAATTTTAA
- the thrA gene encoding bifunctional aspartate kinase/homoserine dehydrogenase I — protein sequence MINILKFGGTSLADAKKILFVSKIIEEKSRNNQIAVVLSAPAKITNYLEKLIKYSIKKNNFKKIILKIQNKFIKIIKKIFKKKNKIFFKKILKIIKKEIIFLEKTAKKIYNSNKCSKIIFAKIISKGEILCTNIVNNLLISKNLNTYLINPIKKIISTGNILESYADISLSTKKLKKINISSKKIILMPGFIAGNKKNQLVLLGRNGSDYSAAILSACFKANSCEIWTDVNGVLTCDPKIVSNAKILKNLTYENITELSKLGAKVLHPKSISPLKKFNIPCYIKNTFNKEYPGTKIFKKNKNKKNKNYPSVTYIDKICLFKIKINNYKQKYKIEKKLLKSIKKKYISIILFSNSINSNYINFYIEKKYLKKTKKIFQKIFKNFINKFERKIKIKKKLSIISIVQDKITKKDKLIRTIYKKLNNSNIKIISTIKNDSKNSISFIIKTKNKITAIKLIHKIIINKKKIVELFLLGIGGIGKTLLKQISQEKNILKKKNISIKICLISNSHKLLFKENGIKTKLWKKNFKKTKYNFTKKNKLILKIYKIIKKNCYINPIIIDCTSSTKISNQYIKYIKKGFNIIAANKKFNTGNIKKYKKIRKIAYKKNKQFLYETNVGGGLPIIQTIKNIIQTGDKIVYFQGILSGSLSFIFGKLDEGMLFSKAVKKAKKIGFTEPDPREDLSGLDVARKLLIIARESGYNLELKDIKIDKILPKTLNKNISVKEFLTQIKKFDKFFLKKNLLAKKNLKRIRFIGTIDKVGNCKIKLSEIDKKNPLYEIKNGENAFTFYSKYYQPIPLVIRGYGAGKQVTASGVFSDLLNSIL from the coding sequence ATGATTAATATTTTAAAATTTGGAGGAACTTCATTAGCTGATGCAAAAAAAATCTTATTTGTATCAAAAATAATTGAAGAAAAATCAAGAAACAATCAAATTGCAGTTGTTTTATCTGCTCCAGCAAAAATAACAAATTATTTAGAAAAACTTATAAAATATTCAATAAAAAAAAATAACTTTAAAAAAATTATTTTAAAAATACAAAATAAATTTATTAAAATAATAAAAAAAATTTTTAAAAAAAAAAATAAAATTTTCTTTAAAAAAATATTAAAAATTATTAAAAAAGAAATAATATTTTTAGAGAAAACAGCAAAAAAAATATATAACTCAAATAAATGCTCAAAAATTATTTTTGCAAAAATAATTTCTAAAGGAGAAATACTATGTACTAATATTGTAAATAATTTATTAATTTCTAAAAATTTAAATACTTATTTAATAAATCCTATAAAAAAAATTATTTCTACAGGAAATATATTAGAATCATATGCTGATATTAGTTTATCAACAAAAAAATTAAAAAAAATTAATATTTCTTCTAAAAAAATAATATTAATGCCTGGATTTATTGCAGGAAATAAAAAAAATCAATTAGTTTTATTAGGAAGAAATGGATCTGATTATTCCGCTGCTATATTATCTGCTTGTTTTAAAGCTAATTCCTGTGAAATTTGGACTGATGTAAATGGAGTTTTAACATGTGATCCAAAAATTGTTTCTAATGCAAAAATATTAAAAAATCTTACATATGAAAATATTACAGAATTATCAAAACTAGGAGCAAAAGTTTTACATCCTAAATCTATATCACCTCTAAAAAAATTTAATATTCCTTGCTATATTAAAAATACTTTCAACAAAGAATATCCTGGAACAAAAATATTTAAAAAAAATAAAAATAAAAAAAATAAAAATTATCCGAGTGTAACATATATAGATAAAATATGTTTATTCAAAATTAAAATAAATAACTATAAACAAAAATATAAAATAGAAAAAAAATTACTAAAATCTATAAAAAAAAAATACATATCTATAATTTTATTTTCTAATTCAATAAATTCAAATTATATAAATTTTTATATAGAAAAAAAATACCTTAAAAAAACTAAAAAAATATTTCAAAAAATATTTAAAAATTTTATCAATAAATTTGAAAGAAAAATTAAAATAAAAAAAAAATTATCTATAATATCTATTGTTCAAGATAAAATTACAAAAAAAGATAAATTAATTAGAACAATATATAAAAAATTAAATAACTCAAATATTAAAATAATTTCCACAATAAAAAATGACTCAAAAAATTCTATTTCTTTTATTATAAAAACTAAAAATAAAATTACTGCAATTAAATTAATACATAAAATAATAATTAATAAAAAAAAAATTGTTGAATTATTTTTATTAGGAATTGGAGGAATAGGAAAAACTTTATTAAAACAAATTTCTCAAGAAAAAAATATTTTAAAGAAAAAAAATATCAGTATAAAAATTTGTTTAATATCAAATTCTCATAAATTATTATTTAAAGAAAATGGAATTAAAACTAAATTATGGAAGAAAAATTTTAAAAAAACAAAATATAATTTTACAAAAAAAAATAAATTAATTTTAAAAATTTATAAAATTATCAAAAAAAATTGTTATATTAATCCAATAATTATTGACTGCACTTCTAGCACAAAAATATCAAACCAATATATTAAATACATAAAAAAAGGATTTAATATCATTGCTGCAAACAAAAAATTTAATACTGGAAATATAAAAAAATATAAAAAAATAAGAAAAATAGCCTATAAAAAAAATAAACAATTTTTATATGAAACAAATGTTGGAGGAGGTCTTCCAATTATACAAACAATAAAAAATATTATTCAAACAGGAGATAAAATAGTATATTTTCAAGGTATACTATCTGGATCTTTATCATTTATTTTTGGAAAATTAGATGAAGGAATGCTATTTTCAAAAGCTGTTAAAAAAGCAAAAAAAATAGGATTTACTGAACCTGATCCAAGAGAAGATCTATCTGGTTTAGATGTTGCAAGAAAACTATTAATTATTGCTCGTGAATCTGGATATAATTTAGAATTAAAAGATATAAAAATTGATAAAATACTTCCTAAAACTTTAAACAAAAATATTAGCGTAAAAGAATTTTTAACTCAAATAAAAAAATTTGACAAATTTTTTTTAAAAAAAAATTTATTAGCTAAAAAAAATCTAAAAAGAATAAGATTTATTGGAACAATTGATAAAGTAGGAAATTGTAAAATTAAACTTTCTGAAATCGATAAAAAAAATCCATTATATGAAATAAAAAATGGAGAAAATGCATTTACATTTTACAGTAAATATTATCAACCAATACCACTAGTTATCAGAGGATACGGAGCTGGAAAACAAGTTACTGCATCTGGAGTTTTTTCTGATTTATTAAATTCTATTTTATAA
- the ychF gene encoding redox-regulated ATPase YchF: MSVQCGLIGLPNVGKSTIFNILTKMNVPSLNFPFCTINPNIGFSYVNDKRLIELKKIVSPKKVISSVIKIVDIAGLVKGASQGEGLGNKFLNEIKRVDALIHVVRCFKDNKITHVHNRIDPIGDIDIINTELIFSDIDICEKNLLLLKNLKNNNKSFLIEEKNLLNKCLLNLKNFIFLRKLSFSSKEIFLIKKFNFLTLKPTIFLINISKNKEDNVNFKKLKNFLKKDIINTICPNILTGVYKNVNNRSVNLSKIIYSIYKILNLKTFFTVGKEEIRAWPFLKNSKCIDVSKIIHSDFKKGFIRAKIISYKDFIKYKSEISVKKAGKLRLEGKNYFVQDGDIIHFLFNV; the protein is encoded by the coding sequence ATGAGTGTTCAATGTGGACTTATTGGTTTACCAAATGTAGGAAAATCTACTATTTTTAATATTTTAACAAAAATGAATGTTCCATCTTTAAATTTTCCTTTTTGTACTATTAATCCAAATATAGGATTTTCTTATGTTAATGATAAAAGATTAATTGAATTAAAAAAAATTGTTTCTCCAAAAAAAGTTATTTCATCAGTTATAAAAATAGTAGATATTGCTGGTTTAGTAAAAGGAGCTTCTCAGGGTGAAGGTTTAGGTAACAAATTTTTAAATGAAATTAAAAGAGTTGATGCTTTAATACATGTCGTTCGTTGTTTTAAAGATAATAAAATTACACATGTTCATAATAGAATTGATCCTATTGGTGATATTGATATTATTAATACAGAATTAATTTTTTCGGATATAGATATTTGTGAAAAAAATCTTTTATTATTAAAAAATTTAAAAAATAATAATAAAAGTTTTTTAATAGAAGAAAAAAATTTATTAAATAAATGTTTATTGAATTTAAAAAATTTTATTTTTTTAAGAAAATTAAGTTTTTCATCAAAAGAAATTTTTTTAATTAAAAAATTTAATTTTTTAACATTAAAACCAACTATTTTTTTAATCAATATTAGTAAAAATAAAGAAGATAATGTTAATTTTAAAAAATTAAAAAATTTTTTAAAGAAAGACATTATTAATACTATTTGTCCAAATATTTTAACAGGAGTATATAAAAATGTTAATAATAGATCCGTTAACTTATCTAAAATTATTTATTCTATTTACAAAATCTTAAATTTAAAAACTTTTTTTACTGTTGGTAAAGAAGAAATCAGAGCATGGCCTTTTTTAAAAAATTCAAAATGTATAGATGTATCTAAAATTATACATAGCGATTTTAAAAAAGGATTTATTCGTGCAAAAATTATTAGTTATAAAGATTTTATAAAATATAAATCTGAAATATCTGTAAAAAAAGCTGGAAAGTTAAGATTGGAAGGAAAAAATTATTTTGTTCAAGATGGGGATATTATTCATTTCTTGTTCAATGTATAA
- a CDS encoding Fe-Mn family superoxide dismutase: MHTLPILNYKYDYLEPYFDSKTMEIHHTKHHQAYINNLNNSLLNTKFSSYKVNKLLSKLEYISDTKRDYIRNNLGGHFNHSFFWKILKKNTFLKGKLKISIKKNFLSFKNFKKCFINIAMNHFGSGWIWLIQSKKKLLITTTINQDNPRMGNYFVKDSGIPIIGLDLWEHAYYLKYQNNKLDYIKSYFNIINWDQASLNFEKSLLCNI, from the coding sequence ATGCATACATTACCTATTTTAAATTATAAATATGATTATTTAGAACCATATTTTGATTCAAAAACTATGGAAATACATCATACAAAACATCATCAAGCGTATATCAATAATCTAAATAATAGTTTATTAAATACAAAATTTTCTAGTTATAAAGTCAATAAGTTATTATCTAAATTAGAGTATATATCAGATACAAAAAGAGATTATATTCGAAATAATTTAGGTGGGCATTTTAATCATAGTTTTTTTTGGAAAATTTTAAAAAAAAATACTTTTTTAAAAGGGAAATTAAAAATTTCTATTAAGAAAAATTTTTTAAGTTTTAAAAATTTTAAAAAATGTTTTATTAATATTGCAATGAATCATTTTGGATCAGGATGGATATGGTTAATACAATCTAAAAAAAAATTGTTAATAACAACTACTATAAATCAAGATAATCCAAGAATGGGTAATTATTTTGTTAAAGATTCTGGAATTCCAATTATTGGATTAGATTTATGGGAACATGCATATTATTTAAAATATCAAAATAATAAATTAGATTATATAAAATCATATTTTAATATTATTAATTGGGATCAAGCATCTTTAAATTTTGAAAAATCATTGCTTTGTAATATTTAA
- the truA gene encoding tRNA pseudouridine(38-40) synthase TruA, translating into MFKLAFGIEYDGSLYYGWESQIEGYSIKEKLEYAISKIANHKICIFCAGRTDSGVHAYNQVIHFKTFSYRKKISWMIGVNSFLPKDISVIWVKNVLQDFHARYSAVSRSYRYIIYNNFVRSSILRNRVNNIFFNLDVCKMNKASKFLLGEHDFSSFRAARCQSYSSWRNILKIKVYKKNNFFIIIDITANSFLYKMVRNIVGCLIEIGRKKKSILWLLNVLNLKNRIFAGPTALANGLYLSSVNYPKRFEIFQNNCNFI; encoded by the coding sequence ATGTTTAAATTGGCTTTTGGTATAGAATATGATGGAAGTTTATATTATGGATGGGAAAGTCAGATAGAAGGTTATTCAATTAAAGAAAAATTAGAATATGCAATATCAAAAATAGCTAATCATAAAATATGTATATTTTGTGCAGGAAGAACAGATTCTGGCGTTCATGCGTATAATCAAGTTATTCATTTTAAAACTTTTTCTTATAGAAAAAAGATTTCATGGATGATTGGAGTAAATAGTTTTTTACCAAAAGACATTTCTGTAATATGGGTGAAAAATGTTTTACAAGATTTTCATGCACGCTATTCTGCTGTTTCTCGTAGTTATCGATATATTATCTACAACAATTTTGTTAGATCTTCTATTTTAAGAAATAGAGTAAATAATATTTTTTTTAATTTAGATGTTTGTAAAATGAATAAAGCTAGTAAATTTTTACTTGGAGAGCATGATTTTTCTTCTTTTCGTGCTGCTCGATGTCAATCTTATAGTTCTTGGAGAAATATATTAAAAATTAAAGTATATAAAAAAAATAATTTTTTTATAATAATTGATATTACTGCGAATTCTTTTTTATATAAAATGGTTCGAAATATTGTGGGATGTTTAATTGAAATTGGTCGAAAAAAAAAAAGTATATTGTGGTTGTTAAATGTTCTTAATTTAAAAAATAGAATTTTTGCAGGGCCAACAGCTTTGGCAAATGGATTATATTTATCGTCTGTAAATTATCCAAAGCGTTTTGAAATATTTCAAAATAATTGTAATTTTATTTAA
- the dksA gene encoding RNA polymerase-binding protein DksA, with protein MRNNKNSKKTSLSILTIAGVCSYKKKKNEKYMNINQINHFKKILETWKMQLNKEKKDLCYISKKSSNFPDPIDRAVQEEEFSLELRKRDRENTLIIKINNTLKKIQNKDFGYCSTCNVEIGIKRLEARPTAHLCIDCQTLEEIRNKQMLG; from the coding sequence ATGAGAAATAATAAAAATTCAAAAAAAACTTCATTAAGTATTCTTACTATTGCTGGAGTATGTTCATATAAAAAAAAAAAAAATGAAAAATATATGAATATTAATCAAATTAATCATTTTAAAAAAATACTTGAAACTTGGAAAATGCAACTAAATAAAGAAAAAAAAGATTTATGTTATATATCAAAAAAATCTTCTAATTTTCCCGATCCAATTGATAGAGCAGTTCAAGAAGAAGAATTTAGTTTAGAATTAAGAAAACGAGATAGAGAAAATACATTAATAATAAAAATAAACAATACTTTAAAAAAAATACAAAATAAAGATTTCGGATACTGCTCTACATGTAATGTAGAAATAGGAATTAAAAGATTAGAAGCAAGACCAACTGCTCACTTATGCATTGACTGTCAAACATTAGAAGAAATTAGAAATAAGCAAATGCTAGGTTAA
- the thrB gene encoding homoserine kinase, giving the protein MIKVYAPASIGNLGVGFDILGASITPIKNKELLGDYVSIKLSNLFKLTNSGKFSKELPKSYKNNIAWKAWRLFSKKIKTKKNVHITLEKNLPISSGLGSSASSIVSTLVALNILFKNPLDKHKLLYLMGKIEKDVSGGIHYDNVAPSYLGGVRLIINNKKNISQKIPYFKDWFWVISWPGTKLSTLESRLVLPNTYSKKTCIQHSKNISCFIHASYTNQSNLAASSIKDIIAEPFRKKLIRNFSQHKKNIKKIGSIAYGISGSGPTIFSICDNKKTAKKIKKYFLKNYVETKKGFSFICKIDSIGARTIGIKN; this is encoded by the coding sequence ATGATAAAAGTATATGCGCCAGCATCTATTGGAAACTTAGGAGTAGGATTTGATATACTAGGAGCATCAATAACTCCTATAAAAAATAAAGAATTGTTAGGAGACTACGTCTCAATTAAATTATCAAACTTATTTAAATTAACTAATAGTGGAAAATTTTCAAAAGAACTTCCAAAATCATATAAAAATAATATTGCTTGGAAAGCATGGCGTCTTTTTTCAAAAAAAATAAAAACAAAAAAAAATGTACATATTACATTAGAAAAAAATTTACCTATAAGCTCTGGACTAGGTTCAAGCGCATCATCTATTGTATCAACACTAGTAGCATTGAATATTCTTTTTAAAAATCCCTTAGATAAACACAAATTATTATATTTAATGGGAAAAATAGAAAAAGATGTTTCTGGTGGAATACATTATGACAATGTTGCACCTTCTTATCTTGGAGGGGTTAGATTAATTATAAATAATAAAAAAAATATTTCCCAAAAAATTCCATATTTTAAAGATTGGTTTTGGGTTATTTCATGGCCAGGTACTAAATTATCAACTCTTGAATCTAGATTAGTTCTTCCTAATACATATTCTAAAAAAACTTGTATACAACATAGTAAAAATATATCGTGTTTTATTCATGCGTCTTATACAAATCAATCTAATCTTGCTGCATCCTCTATAAAAGATATTATTGCTGAACCATTTAGAAAAAAACTAATAAGAAATTTTTCTCAACACAAAAAAAATATAAAAAAAATAGGATCTATAGCATACGGAATTTCAGGATCAGGTCCAACTATTTTCTCTATATGTGATAATAAAAAAACAGCAAAAAAAATTAAAAAATATTTTTTGAAAAATTACGTTGAAACAAAAAAAGGGTTTTCTTTCATTTGCAAAATAGACTCTATTGGAGCTAGAACTATAGGAATAAAAAATTAA